Proteins co-encoded in one Chitinophagales bacterium genomic window:
- a CDS encoding lamin tail domain-containing protein: MKKLILLIALVAILELSSPNLMAQPCSDLFISEYVEGYGNNKALEIYNPTQQAINLSGYSIARFRNGATDAPGTTNPKSITQLPAYMLQPDESYVIVLDRTIVTPNTVFSAFDKPVWNGYLNVDTVFNIVTGEPELDSNGNVILDVVYEDSDEFGYTATFDYEQRNYYEKFDLSGKANVFLNPDYDTNRTMSFNGNDAMALVKGTEIDLLAYSNLVDVVGVIGENPSNLTAFGNVEECWIDGDGYCLTLDQTIIRTTDNMSGRKDLNEVGFVLGGTFTGEGWWSYRKNTFSFLGDHECECHPESLAATSINQVPIRVYPNPSSDFVLVTAPRAIESVQLFNVTGQQVVTKVLNSTFNQVQVNTNDLPEGLYTLHVNFAGGDLSVQKLIVR, translated from the coding sequence ATGAAAAAATTAATACTATTAATTGCATTGGTGGCTATATTAGAACTTAGTAGTCCCAATCTCATGGCCCAACCTTGTAGCGACTTATTCATCTCAGAATACGTTGAAGGATATGGTAATAACAAAGCCTTAGAGATTTACAATCCTACACAGCAAGCCATCAACTTGTCAGGTTACTCCATAGCTCGTTTCCGAAATGGTGCAACAGATGCGCCCGGAACAACCAATCCAAAGTCAATTACCCAACTACCAGCCTATATGTTGCAGCCTGATGAAAGTTATGTAATCGTATTGGATAGAACGATTGTAACACCCAATACTGTTTTTTCTGCTTTCGACAAACCTGTTTGGAATGGTTATTTGAATGTGGATACCGTATTCAATATTGTAACGGGTGAGCCTGAATTGGATTCAAATGGCAACGTGATTTTGGACGTAGTGTATGAAGATTCCGATGAGTTTGGTTATACTGCAACGTTTGATTACGAACAAAGAAACTATTACGAAAAATTTGATTTGTCAGGCAAAGCAAATGTGTTTTTGAACCCCGATTACGATACCAATAGAACCATGAGCTTCAATGGCAATGATGCAATGGCATTGGTTAAAGGAACAGAGATAGATCTTTTAGCTTACAGCAATTTAGTGGATGTGGTAGGTGTGATTGGTGAGAATCCTTCTAACCTAACTGCATTTGGCAATGTCGAAGAATGTTGGATTGATGGAGATGGTTATTGCCTAACCTTAGACCAAACCATCATTCGCACGACCGACAACATGAGTGGCCGCAAAGATTTGAATGAGGTAGGTTTTGTTTTGGGTGGAACCTTTACTGGTGAAGGCTGGTGGTCTTACCGCAAAAATACCTTTAGTTTCTTAGGAGACCATGAATGTGAGTGTCATCCAGAATCTTTGGCAGCGACTTCCATCAATCAAGTGCCGATTCGGGTATATCCTAATCCTTCATCGGACTTTGTATTGGTGACTGCTCCACGAGCTATCGAAAGTGTACAATTGTTCAATGTGACAGGTCAGCAAGTAGTGACCAAAGTCTTGAACAGTACCTTCAATCAAGTTCAAGTCAATACCAACGACTTACCAGAAGGACTTTACACGCTTCATGTCAATTTTGCAGGTGGCGACTTGTCAGTTCAAAAATTGATTGTTAGATAA